The segment CTTCCTCAAGTTTTGGGTGAAATTTCTACCCACCCTTGATACGGGTTGCTAGTTTTTTTGCTAGTGTGATGTAAGTGGTTTGATATGGCTTGTGTTGTCAACTTGGTCTATTCTTGACTTGTTGTAAGCAACCTTTTTGGCTTGTCTTTGTATAGGGTTAGCATTCTTGTTTTGCTGCTTATTATAATAAAAACTAACATTATAATATAAGACTTAAAAACCACAATCCACTCCACATAGATGTTTAAGTTTCGATAAAAAACATAATTTTAGTGCATATCATAAGATAAATATGTTACATAAAATTATAGGTCTAAATTTTTCGTTAGtaataattcaaaaaataataataaataaaacatttaataagaaataactaaaaagTATCCACGTAGCAAATATTGGAGTTAATTATCTAATGCCcataagatatatatatttttttgtttatggTGTAGTTATGCATAATAGACTAATACTACAGAATAAAAAATAATACGTAAgttaaaaattgatttaaaaaattatagacataaaattaaaatatatatttttaaaatcatAGCTTAAATCTACATAGAGAATGCCACAACTTATAAGTTTATATCATTACATTCTTGACCATTTTTTTCCATTATAATTGACTACCTCTTAGCCAATGTTGATAGACCTAAAGGTTCCACAAAATTTCTTGGAACATTTGTCACCCATCTCGACATTAGAGTAACATCAGTATAATGAAGTTTATAAGTCCAAAGAACTTATATTTGTATGATGTGAATGGTCAAAGAAATTAATGGCTTAATAACTTTGAAGATTCTTCCTTGCATTGTATAATCTTTTGTTTGccacattaaaaaaaaacaatttgatTAGGGGAAAGGAACTAGTAGTTGTGCACCcgaacttcgcgcttctcaaaatcctacttggaaatttcaaatcactctaatttttttacagcagcttacttggtaagtcccctgcttataactaaggtttcagggccacatcatcaaatatgatgccacatcagcatgctttttgccaaggtgtccaaatcagccccccaaaaaagtgagaccaatagacatgcaaaagagaccccaatagttgtgcagctgacatgtcATCACTTAATTAGTTACTTTTtataatattagtacatttcttaacaactattggtacatttcctaacaactgttggtacatttcctaacaaaaattgatattttttgtttcaaacaataggttttatttgttcaatttttgaaacaaaaggtatcaacaaccctcccaACAATTCGTACATGCTCAACTACTTGGTCCTTTCCCCTAGGTATTGTCAAAATCAAATACCCTTCATTTTTCAAAGCATCTAGAATGCTCTCATTTGTGAAAGCATCCTTTTTCAAGTGGTAAGTGAACACAACTTTTGGTGGTCTCCTGAAAAATCACGAGGTATAGTTTGAAGTATTTAATGTGTGAAAGTGACGAGACCTTCAAGCATTTAGCTCACCAACCAAATGATTAATGGCTTTAAATGGTAGAACATTACATTCCAATGGTGGTGTATTGGTGTTATATAAATATTTCATTATAGGCAATATAAATTTAGGTGTTAAATAAATGTCATTATTGATTGTTTGATAAATGTTGTTAGGTGTAGAAgttgagaaaatgaagaaaatagtaTGGAAATAAGAATAAAAATGAATCTAACTTCAAAATTTTATTGGAAAATTATAAACATATGTGAATCTAgtgtgcatatgatatggtcatgAAATGTTTAATTTTGTTCTAATTTTTTCTGCTTGTTCTAGTGGATTCTTCTTATTAATTTGGTTGATTTGTAAATGaggaatgaagggttgagattgatttgaaatgaatAACTTAGATTGATTGTgaggaaaaattaaattaaaatttaagagaaATGTGAAATTAAATGATGGCAGTGGGTGTGTGAGTGTTGAGATTTATTTTGCTTAAATATAtggttgagattaaaaattgatttggattttgatagATAGTTATTggaaatgaatggttaagattTGGGATTGAATTCACTTAAGATTGATGATTTGGATATAATAGACATTAATTTTGTGTAAATGGATAGTTGAGATTAAAACTCAACTTGAATTTGGATAGATGGTAGATGGGTATGAATGGCTAAGATCTAAGATTGACTTCATTTAAGATTGATGATTAGGTGTATATGGATACACTTGTAATTAATGTTGCTTCTAGAAGTTCTAAGTGTGACATCTTGTACTTGCTCCAATAGACTTTTCTTATTAATTTGGGTGAGGTGTAAAGATTAATTTATAAATGAAGAATGAAGAGTTAGATTGATTTGAAATGAATGATTAGGATAAGGTAAGAAAAACTTTTACTTATTTATTCTGATGGAGGGTTTTAAGTCAAATCCTCAATGCTAGAGCATGAGCTATAGTCTAAACCTCTTCAACTAAGAGCCAAGGATTTGagggtatccattccaccaaagtTGCTCAAGGCACACTCTTGACCTCATCCCCTATAATGACGAGaccttgcactcagcaagacttggtTCTTGGTGGcataaccattcaacttcaccaacaaaccAAGGGcccattattttttcatttttaatttgacATTAGGAGAAAGGAGGAATTGCATGTTGGCATCCGGTGTATGAACCATTAGAATTTATTCGTCTTAGTGGATGGTTGTGTCAAACCTAGACTCATTTAACTTCCTAATACGAGAGCACAAGCCATAGCTTGAACCTTTTTGGCATAAAGTCAAGGATTTgggggtatccattccaccaaagtTGCCCAAGACACGATCTCAACCTCATCCCCTATAATGTCGAGACTttacactcaacaagacttgatccttggtgggCTTATTTATAACCATTAGCAAACCATGggcttattatttttaaaaaatttaagacAAAGAAGGAATTAAATTTTTATAATGGATGTATGAAATACTAGAATTTATTTTGTTTAAGTGAATTAAAAGTTGAGTTGAATTTGGATAGATAGTAGGAAAATAAATGTCTTAAGATTTTGAATTGACTTCATTTAAGATGGATGATTTGGATTAAAAAGtaatatttaattgattgttaATTAAAATTAGATGgttatgataaatctgatgatttGGATGGTTATAATAATCACATTTAGACTTAATGTCAAAAActcaagaattttgtttaaatacTTGATGGCTATCACAGTCCACTCCACTCCACCCAATAAGCTATTTTGTAAGCAATGGCCTCCCATTACAACAAGAAGTTAGTTTTACTGCTATTGCTTTTAGCAGCCCCTGTAATCGAATTCGGGTCTGCCAGaaaaaagaaattgaagaagaCGAATCTGACATTTTACATGGAAGATTATCAGACGGGGTCGAATGTGACTGCAGTGCCTGTTGCGGGCGTAAATGGGACAAAAACGGGAATTTTGAACTTCTCGGCTGTTTATGTGATCGACAACAGATTAACAGAAGGGCCGGAGAATTCTTCATTGGAGATCGGCAGAGGTCGAGGAATGTATACAAATTCGGCCTTGGATGGCACTGATCTTCAGCTGGTGATTTCTGTGGTGTTTAGTAACGGGAAATTTAATGGTAGTACGCTGCAGATTCAGGGGTCGGATCGTGTTTTGTTGCAGAGGCGAGAGGTTTCTGTAGTTGGGGGAACAGGGTATTTTAGATTTGGCAGAGGTTACGCCGTTTTGGAAACGGCTTTCCTTTATGCCTCAACCCtcaacattgtggttgatgtcACTGTGCTTCATTACTAGGCTCCATGGAAGGGAAATGATTCCATGGAAGAGAAATGATTCCATGGACTCTTGAATAATTGATGTTTTTAATATTTTCGTCGTTATGGATGATGGAAATTTGACATCTTTAATAATAATTTGGGAGGATTATGAAGTGGTAATGTTGTCGACTGTAGTTTGTGTCTGTGTGTTCTTCTATTTTTAGTTGCttttttatatttgtttaagaTTTCTGTATAAAGAGGCAGATTGTAAGGAAATCTTTG is part of the Cryptomeria japonica chromosome 10, Sugi_1.0, whole genome shotgun sequence genome and harbors:
- the LOC131060674 gene encoding dirigent protein 1 translates to MASHYNKKLVLLLLLLAAPVIEFGSARKKKLKKTNLTFYMEDYQTGSNVTAVPVAGVNGTKTGILNFSAVYVIDNRLTEGPENSSLEIGRGRGMYTNSALDGTDLQLVISVVFSNGKFNGSTLQIQGSDRVLLQRREVSVVGGTGYFRFGRGYAVLETAFLYASTLNIVVDVTVLHY